The following are from one region of the Elgaria multicarinata webbii isolate HBS135686 ecotype San Diego chromosome 13, rElgMul1.1.pri, whole genome shotgun sequence genome:
- the LOC134408242 gene encoding zinc finger protein 526-like, translated as MREGLLGWPGAAARPTGHALGVMDLVTGMEVGAEIEVTEDGDLEELPLHLENAKNCLSWESLDISSSDDDGEAYLTFCLPVRRPPRPVQRLPAQRSSAPPATAKPPACEKWIPPLYPCPLLPSLPASPGSPVCGAYQCQQCLQVFMEEWHYAQHLQDHAQEEEAQRRLLRLPPRPHSPPRKLRCLECGKRFLRPEHFARHTKWHLKLVRKGIKVCHRKGSRRSLQVSYVYKPLGSAESLSGTGEAPGLPVARESPKQPKRLQAPRLQKAGKRKVLRHPRKRPAGGLQGEGPLSSISPGNSVAILDGDAGVSLLQPWQKQEAVLEGQVAGGLFQTAENQIIIFDEEAGAVPVAPEHHLAELQAALFDGQGNVNAVRPLFFRAEEQAALLDTQMSLSSLQLGQSPCALYRTVFLQAEEPGAALDGPVEAGPLQQVIIKTSEVSPTFYLDPDPHLSSLDSATLHFVPVHQEPQFVTVPYGNSLTLDQAAPADEGEKTWEAPVTAFQLPGYLPGLYQQNKQPPPVPTTGLSPKSPAVVRLVPCTPGDHPEVLDLEYDTGGGIPVASEPWEATARPEQEAYSAAEVTEDSVIVVELEGDSGDQGVVVGRPRKGSGRRPSRRTRKRARRNRVQGFACPDCDVRYSRLSQLRSHRKGPRRRGWRCLCECGASFRGLLHLLRHQLQHLEEALFICATCGKSLKGHTGLARHGTCQPGPARFSCPCGARFRRLSRYLWHHVRSQRPGLRVYTLSGFLSSA; from the exons ATGCGGGAGGGATTGCTGGGCTGGCCCGGAGCAGCTGCTAGGCCCACCGGACACGCCTTG GGTGTCATGGACTTGGTGACAGGGATGGAAGTTGGGGCTGAAATCGAAGTGACCGAAGACGGGGATCTAGAGGAGCTGCCTCTGCACTTG GAAAATGCGAAGAACTGCCTCTCCTGGGAATCCCTGGACATCTCAAGCAGCGATGACGATGGAGAGGCCTACCTGACCTTCTGCTTGCCCGTGAGACGCCCGCCCCGGCCCGTGCAGCGCCTCCCAGCCCAGCGCTCGTCAGCCCCTCCCGCCACCGCCAAGCCGCCGGCCTGCGAGAAATGGATCCCCCCCTTGTACCCCTGCCCGTTGCTCCCGAGCCTTCCCGCCTCGCCCGGGAGCCCCGTGTGCGGCGCTTACCAGTGCCAGCAGTGCCTGCAGGTGTTCATGGAGGAGTGGCATTACGCCCAGCACCTCCAGGACCACGCCCAAGAGGAAGAGGCCCAGCGACGGCTGCTTCGGCTCCCGCCGCGGCCCCACTCCCCGCCCCGCAAGCTGCGctgcttggagtgtggcaagcGTTTCCTGCGGCCCGAGCACTTCGCCCGGCACACCAAGTGGCACCTGAAGCTGGTGCGGAAGGGCATCAAGGTCTGCCACCGGAAGGGAAGCAGGCGCTCCCTGCAGGTCTCCTACGTTTACAAGCCCCTTGGCAGCGCCGAGAGCCTGTCGGGGACCGGGGAGGCTCCCGGCCTTCCAGTCGCGCGGGAAAGTCCGAAGCAGCCCAAGCGTCTCCAAGCGCCCAGGCTGCAGAAGGCAGGCAAGCGGAAGGTTCTCCGGCACCCCAGAAAAAGGCCAGCCGGGGGGCTGCAGGGCGAGGGCCCGCTCAGCTCCATCTCTCCGGGAAACTCGGTAGCCATCCTGGACGGGGACGCCGGCGTGAGCCTCTTGCAGCCCTGGCAGAAGCAGGAGGCCGTCTTGGAAGGTCAAGTGGCCGGGGGGCTTTTCCAGACCGCCGAAAACCAGATCATCATCTTCGACGAGGAGGCGGGGGCCGTGCCCGTCGCGCCGGAGCACCACTTGGCCGAGCTGCAAGCCGCCCTGTTCGACGGCCAGGGGAACGTGAACGCCGTGAGGCCCCTCTTCTTCAGAGCGGAGGAGCAGGCCGCCCTGCTGGACACGCAGATGAGCTTGAGTTCTCTGCAGCTCGGCCAGAGCCCTTGCGCCCTTTACAGGACTGTGTTCCTACAGGCTGAGGAGCCAGGGGCCGCCCTGGATGGCCCGGTGGAGGCTGGGCCCCTTCAACAGGTGATCATTAAGACGTCGGAGGTCTCGCCCACTTTCTACTTGGACCCCGACCCTCACCTCTCTTCTCTGGACTCGGCCACCCTCCATTTTGTCCCCGTGCACCAGGAGCCTCAATTTGTAACCGTCCCCTATGGGAATTCATTGACCTTGGACCAGGCAGCTCCGGCAGATGAAGGGGAGAAGACTTGGGAGGCGCCGGTGACGGCCTTCCAGCTCCCTGGTTACCTCCCTGGCTTGTACCAGCAGAACAAGCAGCCGCCTCCCGTGCCCACCACCGGCCTTTCGCCCAAAAGCCCCGCCGTGGTCCGCCTGGTGCCGTGCACCCCTGGGGACCACCCCGAGGTCCTAGACCTGGAGTACGACACGGGGGGCGGCATCCCGGTGGCCTCCGAGCCATGGGAGGCGACCGCGCGGCCGGAGCAGGAGGCCTACAGTGCTGCAGAGGTGACGGAGGACAGTGTGATCGTGGTGGAGCTGGAGGGAGACTCGGGGGaccaaggggtggtggtgggccgCCCTCGCAAAGGCTCCGGCAGACGTCCTTCACGCAGGACTAGAAAACGGGCCCGTAGAAACCGGGTCCAGGGCTTCGCGTGCCCCGACTGCGACGTGCGCTACAGCCGGCTGTCCCAGCTGCGCTCCCACCGGAAGGGGCCGAGGCGCCGAGGGTGGCGCTGCCTGTGCGAATGCGGGGCCTCCTTCCGCGGCCTGCTCCATCTCTTGAGGCACCAGCTCCAGCACCTGGAGGAAGCGCTCTTCATCTGCGCTACCTGTGGGAAGTCCCTCAAGGGACACACGGGCCTAGCGAGACATGGGACCTGCCAGCCCGGCCCGGCCCGTTTCAGCTGCCCTTGTGGAGCCCGTTTCCGGCGTTTGTCCCGTTACCTCTGGCATCACGTGAGGAGCCAGCGGCCCGGCCTGCGGGTGTACACGCTGTCCGGCTTCCTCTCTTCGGCCTGA